In one window of Bizionia sp. M204 DNA:
- a CDS encoding heavy-metal-associated domain-containing protein yields the protein MKQQIEITGMTCGGCVKNVKDTLEQIEGVQTVEVSLNPPQAVIEANESISSAQLIQALAKAGGYSITGAKGDDMQKKSGGSCCS from the coding sequence ATGAAACAACAAATTGAAATTACAGGAATGACCTGCGGAGGTTGTGTTAAAAATGTCAAAGATACATTAGAACAAATTGAGGGAGTACAAACGGTAGAAGTAAGTCTGAATCCACCGCAAGCAGTTATTGAAGCAAATGAGTCTATCAGTAGCGCGCAACTCATTCAAGCCTTGGCAAAAGCGGGTGGCTACAGTATCACGGGTGCAAAAGGTGACGATATGCAAAAAAAATCAGGAGGATCCTGTTGCAGTTAG